The nucleotide sequence CGGCCATGCTGTCTGCCAAAACCCCTGACGATCAACTGATTGTCGGCATGAACATGAACAACATGCTGTCGCTGGATCCGGCCGCCATGACCGGCAATGAAGTGGTGGGCGTGGTCGTCAACCTCTACGATTCGCTGGTCGAGCTGGACCCCGACAACCTGAGCCACGTGTTGCCGGCGCTGGCGAAAAGCTGGAGCATAAGCGACGACGGCAAAGTCATCACTTTCAATCTGGTCGATAACGCGAAATTCCATTCCGGCAACCCGGTGGCCGCGGAAGATTTTGTCTGGTCGATGAGCCGATTGCTGCACCTGAACATGGCGCAGGCGACCACCTGGAAATCGTACGGTTTTACGGCGGATAACGTCGCGAAGATGATCCGCGCCAAAGATGCCCGTACGGTGGAGATCGAATTGCCCAAGCCCAACGATGCCAAGCTTATCATCTACTCGCTGGCGACGCTGGGCAGCGGCTCGGTGCTGGATCGCAAAACGGTGCTGCAACACGAGAAAAACGGCGACTGGGGCAATGGCTGGCTGACCACCAATGAAGCCGGTTCCGGCCCTTTCAAACTGGATGTGTGGCAGGCGAAAGATGTGCTGCGCATCAGCCGCGTCAGCGGTTATTGGCAGGGCGACGCCAAAATGAAGCGCGTGATTTTCCGGCATATGACCGAATCGCAGGCGCTGCGGTTAATGATCGAAAAAGGCGACATCGATGTGGCGACCGGCATGTCGGTGCCGGATATCAACGCGCTTAAGCAGGATAAAGATGTCGTGGTGAAAGAAGTGACCAAAGGCACGTTGTATTACGTGTCGATGAGCCTGAAGAACACGTACTTCGCCAATCCGAAAGTGCGCGAAGCGGTACGCTATCTGATCGACTACGACGGCATCAACAACACCGTGATGACCGGCTATGGTTTCTACCATCAGCGCCCGATCCAGAAAGGGATGGACGCCACGCTGCCTGATCCGGGTTACAAGCTGGACGTGGCGCGGGCGAAAACGCTGCTGGCGCAAGCAGGCTACCCGAACGGGTTTGAGACTACGCTGCGCGTGTTGTCCGATCAACCGTTCCTCAATCTCGCTACCTCCGTGCAATCGACACTGGCACAAGCCGGCATCAAGGTTCAGATCCTCTCCGGCACCGGTAATCAGGTCTATGGCGCGATGCGCGATCGCAAGTTCGACATGTTGGTCGGGCGCGGCGGCGGCGGCGTCGATCCTCATCCGCATTCCAGCTTGCGTTCCGTGGTTTACAACCCGGATAACAGCGACGAAGCCAGGCTGACCAATTTTCAGGGCTGGCGCACTTCGTTCTATGACAAGCAACTGAATGAGATTATCGATCAGGCGTTGCTGGAAAAAGACCCGCAAAAGCAGAAGCAGATGTATATCGATGTCCAGAACCGCTATGAGGCGCTGTACCCGGCCATTATTCCGGTTTCTCAGATGATTGACTCGGTGGTGCTGCGCAAGGACGTGATGAAGTATGTGCCGCATCCGTCTTCCACCACCCATCTGCGCGACGTCTACAAGCAACGCTAATGGGCGATCGCAACGCGCCAACGTGCAATCACCGGTCAGCGGCGGCAGATGCCTGTTGCTGACCGGGAACGAGGGAGAAAGAACATGGTTTTCTCTGAGCGAATTAAACCGGGCGAGTGGCTTAGGCCGGGAGGGATGTTGCGTCGGTTGGCGAAACGTCTATTCCAGGTCGCGGTCACGCTGTTTGGTTTATTGATCCTGACGTTTATTATCGGCCGCGTGATGCCTATCGATCCGGTGCTGGCGATCGTGGGGCAGGATGCCGACCAAAGCACCTACCATCAGGTTTATCAGCAACTGGGGTTGGATAAGCCGCTGTATGTCCAGTTCTGGATTTACTTCAACGCGCTGTTGCACGGCGATCTCGGCAATGCGTTGCTGACCGGCCGCCCGGTCATCGACGACATTATCCGGGTTTTCCCCGCCACCATTGAACTGGCGACGATGGCGATTATCGTCGGCGCCGGGCTGGGGGTGCCGCTGGGCGTGTTGGCGGCGGCAAGGCGCGGCAAATGGGCGGATTACGTGGTGCGTTTTATTAGCCTGGCCGGCTATTCCACCCCGATCTTTTGGGTGGGGATGATGGGGCTGCTGGTGTTCTATGCCTGGCTGAACTGGGTCGGCGGCGCCGGGCGGGTGGACATGGCCTACGACGGGCTGGTGGAAAACCGCACCGGCCTGCTGCTGGTCGACGCCATGCTGGATGGCAACTGGGAGGTGTTTCGCAGCGCGCTCAATCATCTGGTGCTGCCCGCCACCTTGCTGGGGTTTCACTCGCTGGCGTACATCAGCCGTATGACGCGCAGTTTCATGCTGGCGCAGCTGTCGCAGGAATACATCATCACCGCGCGGGTGAAAGGGCTGTCGGAATTTCGCGTCGTGTGGGCGCACGCGTTCCGCAACATCCTGGTGCAACTGCTGACGGTGGTGGCGCTGGCTTACGGGTCGCTGCTGGAAGGCGCGGTATTAATTGAGACGGTGTTCTCGTGGCCGGGGTTTGGCTCTTATCTCACCGGTAGTCTGCTGCTGGGCGACATGAACGCGGTGATGGGATGTGTCCTGCTGGTCGGGTTGATTTTCGTCAGCCTGAATCTGCTGTCGGACATGCTGTATCAGGTCTTTGATCCGAGGACGAGAGTATGACGATTTCCTCCGAGCCGGTCTTGCGCGCGCAGCCGCATAAGCGTGCCGGCCGTCTGAAGCAGCGCGGTGCGCGCATGCTGGGTTTTCTGCTGTTGCTGCTGCGCAATCCGCTGACGGCGATAGGGTCGGCGATTGTTCTGGTACTGATGCTGATGGCCATTTTTTCGCCGTGGATCGCCACCCATGACCCGCTGATGCAGGATCTTGCCAACACGTTGCAGGCGCCGAGCGCCAGCCATTGGTTCGGCACCGACGAGTTCGGCCGCGATGTGTTTAGCCGTCTGGTGTACGGTTCCCGCATCACGCTGTATATCGTGGCGCTGGTGTCGATCACCGTCGGGCCGATCGGGCTGTTGCTGGGCGTGGTCGCGGGGTATTACGGCGGGGTGGTCGACACCATTTTGATGCGCATCACCGATATCTTCATCTCATTCCCCAGTCTGGTGCTGGCGCTGGCGTTTGTGGCGGCGCTCGGCCCAGGGCTGGAACATGTAGTGATCGCCATTACGCTCACCGCCTGGCCGCCGATCGCGCGTCTGGCGAGGGCGGAAACCCTATCGCTGCGGCAGGCTGATTTTGTCTCGGCGGTCAAGCTACAGGGTGCGTCTTCGCTGCGCATTCTGCTGCACCACATCGTGCCGCTGTGTCTGCCTTCGGTGATTATCCGCATCACCATGAACATGGCAGGGATCATTCTGACTGCCGCCGGTCTGGGCTTTCTTGGGCTGGGGGCGCAGCCGCCCGACCCGGAATGGGGGGCGATGATTTCGGCTGGCCGACGCTACATGATGGAGTGCTGGTGGCTGGTGACGATTCCGGGGCTGGCGATTTTGATCAACAGTCTGGCGTTCAATTTCCTTGGAGACGGCTTACGTGACATCCTCGATCCCAGAACTGAATAATGATGTAAATGCAGCTCACCGCAAGCCGGAAACAGCGTCGCTGCTGGAGGTGGACAATCTGCGGGTGAGTTTCGTCAATGGCCGCGTGGTGACCGACGCGGTGCGCGGCGTGTCTTTCTCGCTGGGGTGCGAAAAGCTGGCGATTGTCGGCGAATCCGGCTCCGGCAAATCTACCGTCGGACGTGCGCTGTTGCAGCTGCATCCGCGTAGCGCCCGCATCACCGCCGACCGGCTGGATTTTAACGGCATCGACCTGCTGGCGGCGGATGAAGCGCGGATGCGCCAGATTCGCGGCAAACGCATCTCCATGATCATGCAGGACCCCAAGTATTCGCTCAATCCGGTGGTGTGTGTCG is from Dickeya dianthicola NCPPB 453 and encodes:
- a CDS encoding ABC transporter substrate-binding protein → MKARAILRTLLLSTLCMAATPAMLSAKTPDDQLIVGMNMNNMLSLDPAAMTGNEVVGVVVNLYDSLVELDPDNLSHVLPALAKSWSISDDGKVITFNLVDNAKFHSGNPVAAEDFVWSMSRLLHLNMAQATTWKSYGFTADNVAKMIRAKDARTVEIELPKPNDAKLIIYSLATLGSGSVLDRKTVLQHEKNGDWGNGWLTTNEAGSGPFKLDVWQAKDVLRISRVSGYWQGDAKMKRVIFRHMTESQALRLMIEKGDIDVATGMSVPDINALKQDKDVVVKEVTKGTLYYVSMSLKNTYFANPKVREAVRYLIDYDGINNTVMTGYGFYHQRPIQKGMDATLPDPGYKLDVARAKTLLAQAGYPNGFETTLRVLSDQPFLNLATSVQSTLAQAGIKVQILSGTGNQVYGAMRDRKFDMLVGRGGGGVDPHPHSSLRSVVYNPDNSDEARLTNFQGWRTSFYDKQLNEIIDQALLEKDPQKQKQMYIDVQNRYEALYPAIIPVSQMIDSVVLRKDVMKYVPHPSSTTHLRDVYKQR
- a CDS encoding ABC transporter permease, encoding MVFSERIKPGEWLRPGGMLRRLAKRLFQVAVTLFGLLILTFIIGRVMPIDPVLAIVGQDADQSTYHQVYQQLGLDKPLYVQFWIYFNALLHGDLGNALLTGRPVIDDIIRVFPATIELATMAIIVGAGLGVPLGVLAAARRGKWADYVVRFISLAGYSTPIFWVGMMGLLVFYAWLNWVGGAGRVDMAYDGLVENRTGLLLVDAMLDGNWEVFRSALNHLVLPATLLGFHSLAYISRMTRSFMLAQLSQEYIITARVKGLSEFRVVWAHAFRNILVQLLTVVALAYGSLLEGAVLIETVFSWPGFGSYLTGSLLLGDMNAVMGCVLLVGLIFVSLNLLSDMLYQVFDPRTRV
- a CDS encoding ABC transporter permease, which produces MLGFLLLLLRNPLTAIGSAIVLVLMLMAIFSPWIATHDPLMQDLANTLQAPSASHWFGTDEFGRDVFSRLVYGSRITLYIVALVSITVGPIGLLLGVVAGYYGGVVDTILMRITDIFISFPSLVLALAFVAALGPGLEHVVIAITLTAWPPIARLARAETLSLRQADFVSAVKLQGASSLRILLHHIVPLCLPSVIIRITMNMAGIILTAAGLGFLGLGAQPPDPEWGAMISAGRRYMMECWWLVTIPGLAILINSLAFNFLGDGLRDILDPRTE